The following proteins are encoded in a genomic region of Sulfurospirillum arsenophilum NBRC 109478:
- a CDS encoding peptidylprolyl isomerase, translating to MKKVVLVLLLGVWSALVASEVVFETTQGTIVFALKPEVAPKACENFEGLVKKGYYNGISFHRIIKGFMIQGGDPTGTGRGGQSIYGQPFEDEFKPNVMFNKPGILAMANAGRNTNGSQFFITTVPTPHLNGRHTIFGEVVEGMDVVKKLENIVTDGRDMPMQPQKIIKAYLK from the coding sequence TGCTCTTGTCGCAAGTGAAGTGGTTTTTGAAACAACGCAAGGAACCATCGTTTTTGCACTTAAACCTGAAGTTGCACCCAAAGCATGTGAGAATTTCGAAGGTTTAGTCAAAAAAGGGTATTACAATGGTATTTCTTTTCACCGAATTATTAAAGGTTTTATGATTCAAGGTGGAGACCCAACGGGTACGGGCCGTGGAGGGCAGTCAATTTACGGGCAACCGTTTGAAGATGAGTTTAAACCCAATGTCATGTTTAACAAACCTGGTATTTTAGCAATGGCTAATGCGGGGCGTAATACCAATGGAAGTCAATTTTTTATTACGACTGTTCCTACGCCACATCTCAATGGTAGACATACTATTTTTGGTGAAGTGGTTGAGGGAATGGATGTTGTGAAAAAGCTTGAAAATATTGTAACTGATGGTAGAGACATGCCAATGCAACCACAAAAAATTATCAAAGCGTATTTAAAATAA
- a CDS encoding P-II family nitrogen regulator: MKKIEAIIKPFKLEEVKDALASIEITGMTVHEVKGYGRQQGHSELYRGAEYVVDFLPKIKLDIVVADENVDKVIATISEAAKTGKIGDGKIFVSDVQRVIRIRTGEQNEDAI; this comes from the coding sequence ATGAAAAAGATCGAAGCGATTATTAAACCTTTTAAACTTGAAGAGGTCAAAGATGCTCTTGCTAGTATTGAAATAACAGGTATGACTGTACATGAAGTTAAAGGGTATGGCAGACAACAAGGACACTCTGAACTTTATAGAGGTGCTGAGTATGTGGTTGACTTTTTGCCAAAAATCAAACTTGACATCGTTGTTGCTGATGAAAATGTAGACAAAGTGATTGCAACGATTTCTGAAGCTGCAAAGACCGGTAAAATAGGCGATGGAAAGATTTTTGTGAGTGATGTTCAAAGAGTTATTCGTATTAGAACGGGTGAACAAAACGAAGATGCTATCTAA
- a CDS encoding ammonium transporter, giving the protein MDLSHIQYIIDTFFLLFASVLIILMVPGFAMLEAGLVRSKNVSAVLTGNVMLYAITSFIFLLWGYNVMFGGAGFFLEGVVTEGYSPYAYFFFQMAFVSKTVSIMSGGVSERIRIIPFMIFAVLMSGFIYPTVGNAIWGGGFLKEVHDLAGCTVIHSVGGWALLAGILVLGARRGRYSKEGHVRAIPASNIPLVTLGAMLLWIGWFGFNGGSAFHISSVENADLVGLIIVNTNTAGLAGAIIAAFIVYFQYKKLDITMILNGALGGLVAITASADVVGLWEPIVIGAVGGALVVFAIPLFDKFKIDDPVGALSVHLVNGIWGTIAVALFADFSLLTQLKGIALTGLFTFPISYVAFVIIKKVIGLRSDEEHEYVGLDLEECGLEAYPEFVKSKV; this is encoded by the coding sequence ATGGATTTATCTCACATTCAATATATTATTGACACCTTCTTCCTACTTTTTGCTTCTGTTCTAATTATTTTGATGGTTCCAGGCTTTGCCATGCTTGAAGCAGGGCTTGTTCGTAGCAAAAACGTCTCTGCTGTTCTCACAGGCAATGTTATGCTCTACGCTATCACCTCTTTTATCTTTTTATTATGGGGCTATAACGTTATGTTTGGAGGAGCTGGTTTTTTCCTCGAAGGCGTTGTAACGGAAGGGTATAGTCCTTATGCCTATTTTTTCTTTCAAATGGCATTTGTCAGTAAAACCGTTTCTATTATGAGTGGTGGTGTGAGTGAGCGTATTCGCATTATTCCTTTTATGATTTTTGCCGTCTTAATGAGCGGATTTATTTATCCAACGGTGGGTAATGCCATTTGGGGTGGAGGATTTTTAAAAGAGGTGCATGACCTAGCGGGCTGTACAGTTATACATTCCGTTGGTGGTTGGGCACTTTTAGCAGGTATCTTAGTTTTGGGTGCAAGACGAGGCAGATATAGTAAAGAGGGGCATGTAAGAGCAATCCCTGCTTCTAACATTCCTTTGGTGACGCTTGGTGCGATGTTATTATGGATTGGTTGGTTCGGCTTTAACGGGGGTAGTGCTTTTCACATTTCAAGTGTTGAAAATGCAGACCTCGTAGGCTTAATCATCGTCAATACCAATACAGCGGGACTTGCAGGTGCCATTATTGCAGCCTTTATTGTCTATTTTCAGTATAAAAAACTTGATATTACCATGATCTTAAACGGGGCACTTGGCGGACTGGTTGCAATTACGGCAAGTGCTGATGTTGTTGGCCTTTGGGAACCGATTGTCATTGGTGCTGTTGGTGGGGCATTGGTCGTTTTCGCGATTCCTCTTTTTGATAAATTCAAAATAGATGATCCTGTGGGAGCTCTTTCTGTTCACTTGGTCAATGGTATTTGGGGAACGATTGCGGTAGCGCTTTTTGCAGATTTTTCACTGCTGACACAACTTAAAGGCATTGCTTTAACAGGGCTTTTCACATTTCCTATTTCGTATGTTGCGTTTGTTATCATCAAAAAAGTTATTGGGCTTAGAAGTGATGAAGAGCACGAATATGTGGGGCTTGATCTTGAAGAGTGTGGCTTGGAAGCTTACCCTGAATTTGTTAAATCAAAAGTTTAA
- a CDS encoding flavodoxin family protein, whose protein sequence is MNVLLVNGSPRKNFNTAKLLNKALEGAISAGADVEIINLYDYTFQGCLSCFACKIKGSKTNGLCAHKDELKPILKKAQKADVIILGTPVYYDYPTAQMRAFMERFMFPVDTYMINPETKERIRFHDKIVPTGIIYTMNCPEFLMKEIDYPTILNANGNALNRLFGYCETLYSYDTYQYTDYAKYDCNIFDEKVKAEIKERQFPLDCEKAFAMGKKLVEMVNH, encoded by the coding sequence ATGAATGTATTATTGGTAAATGGTAGTCCAAGGAAAAATTTTAATACAGCAAAACTTTTGAATAAAGCACTAGAAGGAGCTATTTCAGCAGGAGCAGATGTTGAAATAATCAATCTTTATGATTATACATTTCAAGGGTGTCTTAGTTGCTTTGCATGTAAAATAAAAGGCAGTAAAACCAATGGTCTATGCGCACACAAAGATGAATTAAAACCTATATTAAAAAAAGCTCAAAAAGCAGATGTCATCATTCTTGGAACACCCGTCTATTATGACTACCCAACTGCTCAAATGAGAGCTTTCATGGAACGTTTCATGTTCCCAGTTGATACATACATGATCAATCCTGAGACCAAAGAACGAATACGCTTTCATGACAAAATAGTCCCAACGGGAATCATTTATACAATGAACTGCCCAGAGTTTTTAATGAAAGAGATAGATTACCCTACGATACTTAATGCAAACGGAAACGCTTTGAATAGGCTTTTTGGGTATTGTGAAACATTATATTCTTATGATACCTATCAGTATACTGATTATGCGAAATATGATTGCAATATATTTGATGAAAAAGTAAAAGCAGAAATAAAAGAACGACAATTTCCATTAGATTGCGAAAAGGCATTTGCTATGGGTAAAAAATTAGTGGAGATGGTCAATCACTAA
- a CDS encoding winged helix-turn-helix transcriptional regulator — translation MAHIKKSTTELLDLEQVCPILYALDIIGQKWKIPIMWHLAEDGTLRYNQMKRAVRGITNIMLTKSLQELEVYQLVCRKQYDTVPPKVEYSLTERGLTLLPVLKSLDIWGKEQIEYARMCK, via the coding sequence ATGGCACACATTAAAAAATCTACAACAGAATTACTAGATCTTGAGCAAGTATGTCCTATTTTATATGCATTAGACATTATTGGGCAAAAATGGAAGATACCAATTATGTGGCATCTTGCAGAAGATGGTACATTACGCTATAACCAAATGAAAAGAGCAGTACGTGGTATAACAAATATTATGTTGACTAAGTCACTTCAAGAATTAGAAGTGTACCAATTAGTATGTCGTAAACAATACGATACTGTTCCACCAAAAGTCGAATATTCATTAACAGAACGAGGTTTGACTCTCTTACCTGTCCTCAAATCTTTGGATATTTGGGGTAAGGAGCAAATTGAATATGCACGGATGTGTAAATAA
- a CDS encoding aldo/keto reductase, with product MEYRYIGKSGLRVTPICMGTMSFGSWSDKAESFKILDTAYDRGINFFDTAELYPVPPKESYAGVTEEIISEWLSSKPRESIILATKIAGAANGWFVPPIRHGYTAIDRFHIQKAVEGSLKRLKTDYIDLYQVHWPDEVVPKEESMRALDELVKSGKVRYIGTSNDTAYGLTKSNTISQYEKLSRFESIQNNFSLLNPRFLDELANVCRKENVSMLPYSPIGGGVLSGKYNQAFIDPKSRFGEYLHAGEPRQKAMYKRFVNDKTVTATAKYMEIAKKYGMRPVTLAVAWSMHFDFVASTIIGARYATQLEESFKALEIKLTPEILNECEKVQKEILYPMG from the coding sequence ATGGAATATCGTTACATTGGGAAAAGTGGACTAAGAGTTACCCCTATTTGTATGGGTACCATGAGTTTTGGCAGTTGGAGTGACAAAGCAGAATCGTTTAAAATCCTCGATACTGCGTATGATCGTGGCATTAATTTTTTTGATACCGCAGAACTTTACCCCGTTCCTCCCAAAGAGAGTTATGCGGGTGTCACTGAAGAGATCATCAGTGAGTGGCTCTCCTCTAAACCACGTGAGAGCATCATACTTGCAACCAAAATTGCAGGTGCTGCCAATGGCTGGTTTGTGCCGCCCATTCGTCATGGCTACACAGCGATTGATCGTTTTCATATTCAAAAAGCGGTTGAGGGAAGTTTGAAACGTCTCAAAACGGACTACATCGACCTTTACCAAGTGCATTGGCCCGATGAAGTCGTCCCCAAAGAAGAGTCGATGCGCGCCCTTGATGAACTTGTAAAATCAGGAAAAGTGCGTTACATTGGTACCTCTAACGATACTGCTTATGGACTCACCAAATCAAACACCATTTCTCAGTATGAAAAACTCTCCCGTTTTGAGTCGATCCAAAACAATTTTTCATTGCTTAATCCTCGGTTTTTAGACGAGCTCGCCAATGTATGCAGAAAAGAAAACGTTTCAATGTTGCCTTACTCACCCATTGGAGGAGGAGTTCTTAGTGGTAAGTATAATCAAGCCTTTATTGACCCTAAGAGTCGTTTTGGTGAGTATCTTCATGCAGGAGAACCTAGACAAAAAGCAATGTATAAACGCTTTGTCAATGATAAAACAGTCACGGCAACAGCAAAATACATGGAAATTGCGAAAAAATACGGCATGCGCCCCGTAACGCTCGCCGTTGCGTGGAGTATGCACTTTGATTTTGTGGCTTCAACTATCATTGGGGCGCGTTATGCCACACAGTTAGAAGAGAGCTTTAAAGCTTTAGAAATTAAACTAACACCTGAGATTTTAAACGAATGTGAGAAAGTTCAAAAAGAGATTTTATACCCGATGGGATGA
- the pyrC gene encoding dihydroorotase has translation MTYTLISPLDMHLHLRDEAMLKVVAPLSAHSFAGGIIMPNILPPITTIEAVIAYKERIINAIGNNVFEPLMTLFFRSDYTREFLEKAALHVKALKLYPSGITTNSEGGVASMDIETLRPVLEAMSDLGLVLCVHGETNGFVMDREKEFGSIYESLASAFPKLKIVMEHITTKESVALLDKYENLYATVTLHHLLITLDDVAGGMLQPHLFCKPIAKRYEDRDALLHVSLKAHPKVMFGSDSAPHPIHKKECCGCAAGVFTAPIALQVLVELFDKHNALANLQAFVSNNAQTIYNYKALYKEVCLEKSPFQVTHSYGDVVPIFANETLAWSIKHVV, from the coding sequence ATGACCTACACTCTGATTTCTCCTTTAGATATGCACTTACATTTACGTGATGAAGCGATGCTTAAAGTGGTGGCACCCCTGAGTGCGCATAGTTTTGCGGGTGGTATCATTATGCCAAATATTCTTCCTCCCATTACGACCATTGAAGCGGTTATTGCCTATAAAGAGCGTATTATAAATGCTATTGGCAATAATGTATTTGAGCCATTGATGACGCTTTTTTTTCGTTCGGATTATACACGTGAATTTTTAGAAAAAGCAGCTTTACATGTAAAGGCGTTGAAGCTCTACCCATCAGGTATTACAACCAACTCGGAGGGTGGCGTGGCAAGTATGGACATTGAGACACTTCGCCCTGTTTTGGAGGCTATGAGTGATCTGGGGCTAGTTTTATGTGTACATGGCGAAACCAATGGTTTTGTGATGGATAGAGAAAAAGAGTTTGGCTCTATTTATGAAAGTCTCGCTTCGGCATTTCCAAAGCTGAAAATTGTGATGGAACACATTACGACCAAAGAGAGTGTGGCACTTTTGGATAAGTATGAAAACCTTTATGCTACGGTTACATTGCATCATCTTTTGATAACTTTGGATGATGTTGCCGGTGGTATGCTTCAACCACATCTTTTTTGTAAGCCAATCGCCAAGCGTTATGAAGACCGCGATGCCCTTTTACATGTAAGTCTTAAAGCCCATCCCAAAGTGATGTTTGGGAGTGATTCTGCTCCACATCCAATTCATAAAAAAGAGTGTTGCGGTTGTGCGGCGGGTGTTTTCACTGCACCGATTGCGTTGCAAGTTTTAGTAGAGTTATTTGACAAACATAACGCATTAGCAAATCTACAAGCGTTTGTAAGTAACAATGCACAAACAATTTATAATTATAAAGCCCTGTATAAAGAGGTTTGCTTAGAGAAGAGTCCATTCCAAGTAACACACAGTTATGGTGACGTTGTCCCTATATTTGCTAACGAGACACTCGCTTGGAGCATTAAACATGTCGTATAA
- a CDS encoding response regulator transcription factor — protein sequence MSYKILILEDNTLLLQTLEDFLGGHGYECTLVKSGKAALKQCYEHKFDLYLLDVKVPDMSGFDFLKELRASGDYTPAIFVTSLNDQESLTKGFMLGGDDYIKKPFDLDEMLLRIKAILARSKGIVDDWLVIDEAYKLNLARKRLFAHHQELDLNLKDFELLYLLVKERGHVVTKEMIHERLWSSSEEINEGSIRVYINNLKKIFGKESILNIRGIGYRFEK from the coding sequence ATGTCGTATAAAATTCTTATTTTAGAAGATAACACACTGCTTCTTCAAACACTGGAGGATTTTTTAGGTGGACATGGGTATGAATGTACCTTAGTAAAAAGTGGGAAAGCCGCACTTAAACAGTGTTATGAACATAAATTTGATCTCTACTTACTGGATGTAAAAGTACCTGACATGAGCGGCTTTGACTTCTTAAAAGAGCTTCGTGCCTCTGGAGATTATACCCCCGCTATTTTTGTGACATCATTGAACGACCAAGAGAGTCTTACCAAAGGCTTTATGTTAGGGGGAGATGATTACATTAAAAAACCGTTTGATTTAGATGAAATGCTTCTTCGTATCAAAGCGATTTTAGCGCGCTCTAAAGGAATTGTGGATGATTGGCTGGTTATTGATGAAGCCTACAAACTCAACCTTGCACGTAAACGGCTTTTTGCTCATCATCAAGAGTTAGACCTTAATCTCAAAGATTTTGAATTGCTCTATTTGTTAGTGAAAGAGCGAGGACATGTGGTCACGAAAGAGATGATCCATGAAAGGCTTTGGAGTAGCAGTGAAGAGATTAATGAAGGTTCCATAAGAGTTTATATCAATAATCTTAAAAAGATTTTTGGGAAAGAGAGCATTTTAAATATACGAGGAATTGGGTACCGCTTTGAGAAGTAG
- a CDS encoding sensor histidine kinase, producing MRSSDRIFFIRSIIAFSIAVCLLVTFGVMMWEWVDEKLWFFVSLLILSSIVGYVIVSYTLSSLFKTNRFLDILLKDTLHELNIPLSVINANLQMLQAEEHDEKKFKRLGRIELASKDLYALYKEVDYYIKKEIQEDVREKFYLDELIESVIVKQKEMADGVEINYNVLHVELFSDKHGFAKVISNLVHNALKYNQNHHEICIFQEAENLIIKDSGVGMSEAELFLAFDRYYQADTSKEGYGIGLSLVKAYCDEFKISMRINSQKNVGTEVILDISHLLNKK from the coding sequence TTGAGAAGTAGCGATAGAATCTTTTTTATTCGCTCTATCATTGCATTTAGTATAGCGGTTTGTTTACTGGTAACTTTTGGTGTTATGATGTGGGAATGGGTTGATGAGAAACTATGGTTTTTTGTCTCGCTTCTGATTCTTTCATCGATTGTCGGTTATGTCATTGTTTCCTATACTCTCTCTTCTTTGTTTAAAACCAACCGTTTCTTAGATATTCTGCTCAAAGACACACTTCATGAGCTTAATATTCCGCTTTCTGTCATTAATGCCAATCTTCAAATGCTTCAAGCCGAGGAGCATGATGAGAAAAAATTTAAACGTTTAGGACGCATTGAATTAGCGAGCAAAGATCTTTATGCACTCTATAAAGAGGTGGATTATTACATCAAAAAAGAGATTCAAGAAGATGTTCGCGAGAAATTTTACCTGGATGAGTTGATAGAAAGTGTCATTGTAAAACAAAAAGAGATGGCAGATGGCGTTGAAATCAACTATAACGTTTTACATGTAGAGCTTTTTTCGGATAAACACGGGTTTGCCAAAGTCATTTCAAACCTCGTGCATAATGCCCTCAAATACAACCAAAATCATCATGAAATCTGCATTTTTCAAGAAGCAGAGAATCTTATTATCAAAGATTCGGGTGTTGGGATGAGCGAAGCTGAGCTTTTTCTTGCATTTGATCGCTACTATCAAGCGGATACAAGTAAAGAAGGGTATGGTATAGGGCTGAGCTTAGTGAAGGCTTATTGCGATGAGTTTAAAATTTCTATGCGCATTAATTCTCAAAAAAATGTCGGTACAGAAGTCATCTTAGATATTTCACACCTCCTGAATAAAAAATGA
- a CDS encoding PilZ domain-containing protein, translating into METEVISQSEKENFLVTSILFIKEFENTFVEYFTCLCESYDKAMSKEESKEIAFALYHGLFKSDTDISALKDDVFIRMRQNGIMIGFLITRSMFYLVENYISFAHKHNITSQIELLVGCIGQFINIIENETPRVCSATVAFDVRFSDDVMFSPINNIIEVFHQMKEENQAIVFLNLYKGVPISSEASIVKIEGENVTFYIDKLQEIAMKLDGKAFIVKNNYFNKHLKADIVDCNFQTNTVVLTNFIYLLNMPALQREFIRVHPDIVSKVFLHQFGNIQTSGRLFDISLNGLGVVSSENNGIFVGAKVLVGFELNSASVSTQSDRKIEVQGEVMNVIEYKDSYRYCMRIFPDQEMSGKIFQYISKREDEILEELNNELNEYVL; encoded by the coding sequence ATGGAAACGGAAGTTATTTCTCAAAGTGAGAAAGAGAATTTTTTAGTCACTTCTATACTTTTTATAAAAGAGTTTGAGAATACATTTGTAGAGTATTTTACCTGCTTATGTGAAAGTTATGACAAAGCAATGAGTAAAGAAGAGTCAAAAGAGATAGCTTTTGCACTTTACCATGGACTTTTTAAGTCTGATACTGACATCTCAGCGCTTAAGGATGATGTTTTTATACGTATGCGTCAAAATGGTATTATGATTGGTTTTCTCATCACTCGAAGTATGTTTTATCTTGTAGAAAATTATATTTCCTTTGCCCATAAACATAACATTACCTCTCAAATTGAACTTTTGGTTGGATGTATAGGTCAGTTTATAAATATTATAGAAAATGAGACGCCTAGAGTGTGCAGCGCTACAGTCGCTTTTGATGTCAGATTTAGTGATGATGTTATGTTCTCTCCCATCAACAATATTATTGAAGTGTTTCATCAAATGAAGGAGGAGAATCAAGCGATTGTTTTTCTCAATCTATACAAGGGTGTGCCTATCAGCTCGGAGGCTAGTATTGTAAAAATTGAGGGTGAAAATGTGACATTTTACATCGATAAATTGCAAGAAATTGCTATGAAGCTAGATGGTAAAGCCTTTATTGTCAAAAATAATTACTTCAATAAGCATCTTAAAGCGGACATTGTGGATTGTAATTTTCAAACAAATACCGTCGTTCTCACCAATTTTATTTATCTGCTCAATATGCCAGCACTTCAAAGAGAGTTTATTCGGGTACATCCTGATATCGTGTCAAAAGTATTTTTGCATCAATTTGGCAACATTCAAACAAGTGGACGATTATTTGATATCTCTTTGAATGGTTTGGGTGTTGTGAGTAGTGAAAATAATGGCATTTTTGTTGGGGCGAAGGTTCTTGTTGGGTTTGAGCTTAACAGCGCTTCTGTGTCCACCCAAAGCGATCGAAAGATTGAAGTGCAAGGTGAAGTGATGAATGTGATTGAGTATAAAGACTCATACCGCTACTGTATGCGTATTTTCCCCGATCAAGAGATGAGTGGAAAGATATTTCAGTATATTTCAAAGCGAGAAGATGAAATTTTAGAAGAGCTAAATAACGAATTGAATGAGTATGTACTGTAA
- a CDS encoding amino acid ABC transporter permease, which produces MAKGKQTLLHNKAFGHVVAVAFYVAFGYLLFMAASNMNYIWKWTSVPKYFAYEKVETIPASLDGTIQIRGSALIIQGREDSKEIAIDKSYSLSVKDGDSVYENDTIAKKTSMQIGPLLEGLIVTLEISGLAAILAFSIGSLLAFMRISSYQFLKDIATVYIAIIRGTPLLVQIFIFYFIIATIFELERFLAGAISLGLFFGAYIAEVLRGAIQSIDKGQYEAAKSLGMNYTQTMIYIIMPQALKRALPTLVGEMIALVKDSSLVSVISITDLTKVGREIVANTFSPFETWLIIAAVYFAITFLLSILGHKIEMKMKKQGGM; this is translated from the coding sequence GTGGCAAAAGGAAAACAAACTCTTTTGCACAATAAAGCATTCGGTCACGTAGTGGCCGTTGCTTTTTATGTTGCATTTGGATACTTACTCTTTATGGCTGCATCCAATATGAACTACATTTGGAAGTGGACTAGTGTTCCAAAATATTTTGCATATGAAAAAGTTGAGACCATTCCTGCATCTTTGGATGGTACAATTCAAATTCGAGGATCTGCCCTTATTATTCAAGGGCGTGAAGATAGTAAAGAAATTGCCATTGATAAAAGCTACTCACTGAGTGTCAAAGATGGCGACAGTGTTTATGAAAATGACACTATTGCTAAAAAAACATCAATGCAAATTGGCCCCTTACTTGAGGGCTTAATCGTTACACTTGAGATCTCGGGACTTGCCGCAATTTTAGCCTTTTCTATTGGCTCTTTACTTGCGTTTATGCGTATTTCCAGTTACCAATTTTTAAAAGATATAGCGACTGTTTACATTGCTATTATCAGAGGAACGCCTCTTCTGGTTCAAATTTTTATTTTTTATTTTATTATTGCTACGATATTTGAACTTGAACGTTTTCTTGCAGGTGCTATCTCGCTTGGACTCTTCTTTGGAGCTTATATAGCCGAAGTTTTACGTGGAGCTATTCAATCCATCGATAAAGGCCAGTATGAAGCGGCAAAATCTTTGGGTATGAACTATACGCAGACAATGATTTATATCATTATGCCTCAAGCACTTAAGCGTGCACTTCCAACACTGGTAGGAGAGATGATTGCACTCGTGAAAGACTCTTCATTGGTCTCTGTTATTTCTATTACCGATCTAACCAAAGTAGGTCGCGAGATCGTTGCAAATACCTTTTCACCTTTTGAAACATGGCTTATTATCGCAGCCGTCTATTTTGCAATTACCTTTTTGCTCTCAATACTCGGACATAAAATTGAAATGAAAATGAAAAAACAAGGTGGTATGTAA
- a CDS encoding transporter substrate-binding domain-containing protein, with amino-acid sequence MKKLLAALLVMLGINAMADDINLWQKSTLNSIVQKGVLTVGLEPGYMPFEMKDKQGNIIGFDVDMANEMAKAMGVKLQLVPTAWDGIIAGLLTGKYDIIMSGMTITQERNLKINFADPYISVGQTILAPKKHAGKKWSDLDKPEYTIVTKIGVTGEIATRKMFKKAKIRTFETEADAAQEVLNGNADGLVYDKPYNAIFFAEKGADKLVHLSEELTYEPLGFAIRKGDPDFLNWLNNFLNQAKNDGTYKKIYDRWFADTAWQKKVM; translated from the coding sequence ATGAAGAAACTTTTAGCTGCATTACTTGTAATGCTTGGCATTAATGCTATGGCTGATGATATCAACCTATGGCAAAAATCAACCCTCAACAGTATCGTTCAAAAAGGTGTTCTAACCGTTGGACTAGAGCCAGGTTATATGCCTTTTGAGATGAAAGACAAACAAGGTAATATCATCGGATTTGATGTTGATATGGCAAATGAAATGGCAAAAGCGATGGGTGTTAAACTCCAACTGGTTCCAACTGCATGGGATGGTATTATCGCAGGTCTTTTAACAGGTAAATATGACATCATTATGTCTGGTATGACTATCACTCAAGAGAGAAACCTCAAAATCAACTTCGCAGACCCATACATCAGTGTTGGTCAAACTATTCTTGCCCCTAAAAAACATGCAGGTAAAAAATGGAGTGATTTGGATAAACCAGAATACACTATCGTTACGAAGATTGGTGTAACCGGTGAAATTGCAACACGTAAAATGTTTAAAAAAGCTAAAATCAGAACCTTTGAAACAGAAGCTGACGCAGCACAAGAAGTTCTTAATGGCAATGCAGACGGTCTTGTTTATGACAAACCATACAACGCTATTTTCTTTGCTGAAAAAGGTGCAGACAAACTTGTTCACTTAAGTGAAGAATTGACGTATGAACCTCTTGGCTTTGCTATTCGTAAAGGTGATCCAGATTTCCTTAACTGGCTTAACAACTTCCTAAATCAAGCAAAAAATGATGGTACTTACAAAAAAATCTATGACAGATGGTTTGCAGATACCGCTTGGCAAAAAAAGGTAATGTAA
- a CDS encoding amino acid ABC transporter ATP-binding protein, with amino-acid sequence MSQAIVHMENVNKYYGDFHVLKNINFSVTEGEIVVICGPSGSGKSTLIRCINKLEEIDTGEIVIDGFDLYTKKTNINQVRAETGMVFQHFNLFPHLTILENITIAQRKVKGISKHDANEAALKLLERVGLVHKAEGYPNELSGGQKQRVAIARTLAMKPKIILFDEPTSALDPEMIGGVLDVMRELAHENFTIVCVTHEMGFAKEVCDRIVFMDEGVIIEEATPEAFFANPKTERAQKFLQEILTH; translated from the coding sequence ATGAGTCAAGCTATTGTTCACATGGAAAATGTTAATAAGTATTATGGCGATTTTCATGTTCTTAAAAATATAAATTTTTCCGTTACAGAGGGTGAAATTGTTGTGATTTGTGGACCAAGTGGTAGCGGCAAATCAACGCTCATTCGCTGTATCAACAAACTAGAAGAGATCGACACTGGCGAAATTGTCATTGACGGTTTTGATCTATACACTAAAAAAACCAATATTAACCAAGTCCGTGCTGAAACAGGAATGGTTTTTCAACACTTCAATCTTTTCCCCCACTTAACTATCTTAGAGAATATTACCATCGCTCAACGTAAAGTCAAAGGTATCAGCAAACACGATGCCAATGAAGCAGCCCTTAAACTTTTAGAACGTGTAGGTTTGGTACATAAAGCAGAAGGCTATCCAAATGAACTCAGTGGTGGTCAAAAACAACGTGTTGCCATAGCAAGAACACTTGCAATGAAGCCAAAAATTATTTTATTTGATGAACCAACATCTGCCCTTGATCCTGAAATGATTGGTGGCGTTTTAGATGTTATGCGCGAACTTGCACACGAAAACTTTACCATCGTTTGTGTGACCCATGAAATGGGTTTTGCCAAAGAAGTTTGCGATCGCATCGTTTTTATGGATGAGGGCGTCATTATTGAAGAAGCTACACCGGAAGCTTTCTTTGCCAATCCAAAAACAGAACGTGCGCAGAAATTTTTACAAGAGATATTAACACATTAA